Proteins encoded by one window of Halorubrum ruber:
- the yqeC gene encoding selenium cofactor biosynthesis protein YqeC — MDLTTALDARDATVCVVGAGGKKSTLFALADRLDRSVVTASVRIPIFDDRVAAVRVTGDPVAALDEADEGDWPLGLVPERERSDRYLGYDVDTVAEIADAAPGATLVKADGARLRDFKAPGDHEPQIPANADVVVPIASAHVVGEPLTEELVHRPEEVAAITGREIGDELRPADVATVLASPAGGLKGVPGDATAIPVVNKVDDEADADAARAIAGEILFRANVPRVILTRLIADDPVVEVVE; from the coding sequence ATGGACCTCACGACCGCGCTCGACGCCCGCGACGCGACCGTCTGCGTCGTCGGCGCGGGCGGCAAGAAGTCGACGCTGTTCGCGCTCGCCGACCGGCTCGACCGGTCGGTCGTGACCGCGAGCGTCCGGATACCGATCTTCGACGACCGGGTCGCCGCGGTCCGCGTGACCGGTGACCCGGTGGCCGCGCTCGACGAGGCGGACGAGGGCGACTGGCCGCTCGGGCTGGTTCCGGAGCGCGAGCGGTCGGACCGGTACCTCGGGTACGACGTCGACACCGTCGCCGAGATCGCCGACGCCGCGCCCGGCGCGACGCTCGTGAAGGCGGACGGGGCGCGCCTCCGGGATTTCAAGGCGCCGGGCGACCATGAGCCGCAGATCCCGGCAAACGCGGACGTCGTCGTCCCGATCGCGAGCGCGCACGTCGTCGGCGAACCCCTCACCGAGGAGCTCGTCCACCGGCCGGAGGAGGTCGCCGCGATCACGGGCCGCGAGATCGGCGACGAGCTCCGCCCCGCGGACGTCGCGACGGTCCTGGCGAGCCCCGCGGGCGGGCTGAAGGGCGTGCCGGGCGACGCGACCGCGATTCCGGTCGTAAATAAGGTCGACGACGAGGCCGACGCGGACGCGGCCCGAGCGATCGCCGGTGAGATTCTCTTCCGCGCGAACGTGCCGCGCGTCATCCTCACGCGCCTGATCGCGGACGATCCGGTCGTCGAGGTCGTCGAGTAG
- a CDS encoding aldehyde ferredoxin oxidoreductase family protein yields the protein MRRPRTHVLRVDLSTGETARERVPRDWRRDYVGGKGLGARYLYEELSPGTDPTGPENLLALLVGPLAGYLPGETRYAAVTKSPLTGGFLDSYAGGEFADRLAGSLDDCLGLLVTGAADRPVRIEVEGGRARIEASDAWGDDAAETADRFPDAGVACVGPAGEREAAYATVASDGGAHHAGRGGAGAVMGSKRLKAVVARDPPPAVPDDLAALRDRDAAAYGRDPTGEWQAAGETVETVDYADEVGILAAEGWTEIGFDGADDIGVEAALERATGREGEDQTVPGGFRIDTPDGEVVPRGAAPITLGAGLGIDDFDRVVELCGVCDRLGLDVIGAGNAVAWAVRAGEAGIVDCPVSFGDADGAERLLEAIAARETPPDLDVDPDLPDALADGVDAAVDRFGGADLVPTVKSMALPGFDPRAAVGVALAYATSDRGACHRRARPQDTEPLARPDRSPADRVRDVVGEQNARSVLWSLVVDDFVGEAAWTDLGAEWLAAVDHPAVAGVDRGGTEDETGTATPGDPVDALATTGERIWTLTRLFNAREGFDRADDALPEPLRTSAADGTPGVDADAFDRLLDRYYAARGWGDRGLPTPESLGRLGLADVVDDATPLDGRAIDPAAPAESDG from the coding sequence ATGCGACGTCCCCGAACCCACGTCCTCCGCGTCGACCTCTCGACGGGCGAGACCGCCCGCGAGCGCGTCCCCCGCGACTGGCGACGCGACTACGTCGGCGGGAAGGGGCTCGGGGCGCGCTACCTCTACGAGGAGCTGTCGCCGGGAACGGACCCGACGGGGCCCGAGAACCTCCTCGCGCTCCTCGTCGGGCCGCTCGCGGGCTACCTCCCCGGCGAGACGCGCTACGCCGCGGTGACGAAGTCCCCGCTCACCGGCGGTTTCCTCGACTCGTACGCGGGCGGCGAGTTCGCCGACCGGCTCGCGGGGTCGCTCGACGACTGCCTCGGCCTGCTCGTGACCGGCGCGGCCGACCGCCCGGTCCGGATCGAGGTCGAGGGGGGCCGCGCCCGGATCGAGGCGAGCGACGCGTGGGGCGACGACGCCGCCGAGACGGCCGACCGGTTCCCGGACGCCGGCGTCGCCTGCGTCGGCCCGGCGGGCGAGCGCGAGGCGGCCTACGCGACGGTCGCGAGCGACGGCGGCGCCCACCACGCCGGCCGCGGCGGCGCCGGCGCCGTGATGGGATCGAAGCGGCTGAAGGCGGTCGTCGCCCGCGACCCGCCGCCGGCGGTCCCGGACGACCTCGCCGCGCTCCGCGACCGCGACGCGGCGGCCTACGGTCGGGACCCGACCGGCGAGTGGCAGGCCGCCGGCGAGACGGTCGAGACGGTCGACTACGCGGACGAAGTCGGGATCCTCGCCGCGGAGGGGTGGACGGAGATCGGCTTCGACGGCGCCGACGACATCGGCGTCGAGGCCGCGCTGGAGCGCGCGACCGGGCGCGAGGGCGAGGATCAGACCGTCCCCGGCGGCTTCCGGATCGACACGCCCGACGGCGAGGTGGTCCCGCGCGGCGCGGCGCCGATCACGCTCGGGGCCGGGCTCGGGATCGACGACTTCGACCGCGTCGTCGAGCTCTGCGGCGTCTGCGACCGACTCGGCCTCGACGTGATCGGCGCCGGCAACGCGGTCGCGTGGGCGGTCCGCGCCGGGGAGGCGGGGATCGTTGACTGTCCGGTCTCGTTCGGGGACGCCGACGGCGCAGAGCGACTCTTGGAAGCGATCGCGGCCCGCGAGACCCCGCCGGACCTCGACGTCGACCCGGACCTGCCGGACGCGCTCGCCGACGGGGTCGACGCCGCGGTCGACCGGTTCGGCGGCGCGGACCTCGTGCCGACGGTGAAGTCGATGGCGCTGCCCGGCTTCGACCCGCGGGCGGCTGTCGGCGTCGCGCTCGCGTACGCGACGAGCGACCGCGGCGCGTGCCACCGCCGCGCGCGGCCGCAGGACACCGAGCCCCTCGCCCGCCCGGACCGGTCTCCCGCCGACCGGGTGCGCGACGTGGTCGGCGAGCAGAACGCGCGCTCCGTGCTGTGGAGTCTGGTCGTCGACGACTTCGTCGGCGAGGCGGCTTGGACCGACCTCGGCGCGGAGTGGCTCGCGGCGGTCGACCATCCTGCGGTCGCCGGCGTCGACCGCGGCGGCACCGAGGACGAGACCGGCACCGCCACGCCGGGCGATCCGGTCGACGCGCTCGCGACGACCGGCGAGCGGATCTGGACACTCACGCGGCTGTTCAACGCACGCGAGGGGTTCGACCGCGCGGACGACGCGCTCCCCGAGCCGCTTCGCACGTCCGCGGCCGACGGCACGCCCGGCGTCGACGCCGACGCGTTCGACCGCCTGCTCGACCGGTACTACGCGGCGCGCGGGTGGGGCGACCGCGGGCTCCCGACGCCGGAGAGCCTCGGCCGGCTCGGCCTCGCGGACGTCGTCGACGACGCGACCCCGCTGGACGGGCGCGCCATCGACCCCGCCGCGCCGGCCGAGTCCGACGGCTGA
- a CDS encoding Mrp/NBP35 family ATP-binding protein codes for MNESDVRERLADVRDPDLGDDIVSLGLVNDIEVDEGTGTVRVSLALGAPFSPNESAVADDVREALADTGLDVELSASIPDDLSTDEQVLPGVQNVIAVASGKGGVGKSTVAVNLAAGLSQLGARVGLFDADVYGPNVPRMVSAEERPETDGETIVPPERFGVKLMSMDFLTGEDDPVIWRGPMVHKIITQLVEDVEWGELDYLVMDLPPGTGDTQLTILQTLPLTGAVIVTTPQEVALDDAVKGLRMFGKHDTNVLGIAENMAGFRCPDCGGFHEIFGSGGGKALAQEHDLPFLGGIPLDPEVRTGGDDGEPVVLEDGETADAFKVLVENVANNAGVVRRRGVSEGR; via the coding sequence ATGAACGAATCGGACGTGCGGGAGCGGCTCGCGGACGTGCGGGACCCCGACCTCGGCGACGACATCGTCTCGCTCGGCTTGGTGAACGACATCGAGGTCGACGAGGGCACGGGGACGGTCCGGGTGTCGCTCGCGCTCGGCGCCCCCTTCTCGCCGAACGAGTCGGCCGTCGCGGACGACGTGCGCGAGGCGCTCGCGGACACCGGCCTCGACGTGGAGCTGTCGGCGTCGATTCCGGACGATCTCTCGACGGACGAACAGGTCCTCCCCGGTGTCCAGAACGTGATCGCGGTCGCCTCCGGCAAGGGAGGCGTCGGGAAGTCGACCGTGGCGGTGAACCTCGCCGCCGGGCTCTCCCAGCTCGGCGCGCGCGTCGGCCTGTTCGACGCCGACGTGTACGGGCCGAACGTGCCGCGGATGGTGTCGGCCGAGGAGCGCCCCGAGACCGACGGCGAGACGATCGTGCCTCCCGAGCGGTTCGGCGTGAAGCTGATGAGCATGGACTTCCTCACCGGCGAGGACGACCCGGTCATCTGGCGCGGCCCGATGGTCCATAAGATCATCACGCAGCTGGTCGAGGACGTGGAGTGGGGGGAGCTCGACTACCTCGTGATGGACCTCCCGCCGGGGACCGGCGACACGCAGCTCACCATCCTCCAGACGCTCCCGCTGACGGGCGCCGTCATCGTCACGACCCCGCAGGAGGTCGCGCTCGACGACGCGGTGAAAGGGCTCCGCATGTTCGGCAAACACGACACGAACGTCCTCGGCATCGCCGAGAACATGGCCGGCTTCCGCTGTCCCGACTGCGGCGGCTTCCACGAGATATTCGGCTCCGGGGGAGGGAAGGCGCTCGCGCAGGAGCACGACCTCCCGTTCCTCGGCGGGATCCCGCTCGACCCCGAGGTGCGCACCGGCGGCGACGACGGCGAGCCCGTCGTCTTAGAGGACGGCGAGACCGCGGACGCGTTCAAGGTGCTCGTCGAGAACGTCGCGAACAACGCCGGCGTCGTCCGCCGCCGGGGGGTGAGCGAGGGGCGATGA
- a CDS encoding isopentenyl phosphate kinase, with protein sequence MTGGEADLDADPADDATPPVVLKLGGSLITEKDSPETLDDAALDAACDAVADALAAGEVDRLVVVHGGGSFGHHHASEHGVSTTDGTRDADAVAAVHGAMKRLNAQVLERLRERGVPAVPVHPLSLAARPEGADGGLDLPLGSTATLLGEGFVPVLHGDGVATAGDGVTVVSGDELVVELAAGVGARRVGVCSTVPGVFDGEGDVIAEIDDFDAVADALGASDATDVSGGMAAKVRELLALDAPAYVFGADGLAPFLRGEGAGTRID encoded by the coding sequence GTGACGGGCGGCGAGGCCGATCTCGACGCCGACCCCGCTGACGACGCCACACCCCCCGTCGTCCTCAAGCTCGGCGGGAGCCTGATCACCGAGAAGGACAGCCCCGAGACGCTCGACGACGCGGCGCTCGACGCGGCCTGCGACGCGGTCGCCGACGCGCTCGCGGCGGGCGAGGTCGACCGGCTCGTCGTCGTCCACGGCGGCGGGAGCTTCGGGCACCACCACGCCAGCGAACACGGGGTCTCGACGACCGACGGGACGCGCGACGCGGACGCGGTGGCCGCGGTCCACGGCGCGATGAAGCGGCTGAACGCGCAGGTGCTGGAGCGGCTGCGCGAGCGGGGCGTGCCCGCGGTGCCCGTCCACCCGCTGTCGCTCGCTGCGCGGCCCGAAGGAGCGGACGGCGGGCTCGACCTCCCGCTCGGGTCGACGGCGACGCTGCTCGGGGAGGGGTTCGTCCCGGTCCTCCACGGCGACGGCGTGGCGACGGCGGGCGACGGGGTGACGGTCGTCTCGGGCGACGAGCTGGTCGTCGAACTCGCCGCGGGGGTCGGCGCGCGACGCGTGGGCGTCTGCTCGACGGTCCCCGGCGTCTTCGACGGCGAGGGGGACGTGATCGCCGAGATCGACGACTTCGACGCGGTCGCGGACGCGCTCGGCGCGAGCGACGCCACCGATGTCTCCGGCGGCATGGCCGCGAAGGTACGCGAGCTGCTCGCGCTCGACGCGCCGGCGTACGTGTTCGGCGCGGACGGGCTGGCGCCGTTCCTGCGCGGCGAGGGCGCCGGAACCCGAATCGACTGA
- the mvk gene encoding mevalonate kinase: MTVCEAPGKVYLFGEHAVVYGEPAVPAAIERRATVTAEPREDDHVRVEAEDLSLDGFTVEYAGGTGDRPDVDVPTPLVEAAMGYVDAAVEQARDAADAPDAGFDITVESDIPLGAGLGSSAAVVVAGIDAATRALGEPLDRRELADRAYQAEYEVQDGQASRADTFCSTMGGAVRVEGDDCEPIDAPNLPFVVGFDGGAGDTGELVAGVRALREEHGFAADTVESIGDLVRTGEDLLADADPAEPPEPELLAELGELMDFNHGLLTALGVSGRSLDAMVWAARDAGAHGAKLTGAGGGGCIVALDESDATETALSFTQGCEEAFRAELATEGVRVVEP; encoded by the coding sequence ATGACCGTTTGCGAGGCGCCGGGGAAGGTGTACCTCTTCGGCGAACACGCCGTCGTCTACGGCGAGCCGGCCGTGCCGGCGGCCATCGAGCGACGCGCGACGGTGACCGCCGAGCCGCGCGAGGACGACCACGTGCGCGTCGAGGCCGAGGACCTCTCCTTAGACGGGTTCACGGTGGAGTACGCCGGCGGCACCGGCGACCGCCCCGACGTCGACGTGCCGACCCCGCTCGTCGAGGCCGCGATGGGGTACGTCGACGCGGCCGTCGAGCAGGCGAGGGACGCCGCCGACGCGCCCGACGCGGGCTTCGACATCACCGTCGAGAGCGACATCCCGCTGGGCGCGGGGCTGGGCTCGTCCGCGGCCGTGGTCGTCGCCGGCATCGACGCCGCGACGCGCGCGCTCGGCGAGCCGCTGGACCGCCGGGAGCTGGCCGACCGGGCGTACCAAGCCGAGTACGAGGTCCAGGACGGACAGGCCTCCAGGGCCGACACCTTCTGTTCGACGATGGGCGGCGCGGTGCGCGTCGAAGGCGACGACTGCGAACCGATCGACGCCCCGAACCTGCCGTTCGTCGTCGGCTTCGACGGCGGCGCGGGCGACACCGGCGAGTTAGTCGCGGGCGTCCGCGCCCTGCGCGAGGAACACGGGTTCGCCGCGGACACGGTCGAATCGATCGGCGACCTCGTCCGAACGGGCGAGGACCTCCTCGCGGACGCGGACCCGGCGGAGCCACCGGAGCCGGAGCTGCTCGCAGAGCTGGGCGAGCTGATGGACTTCAACCACGGGCTGCTCACCGCGCTCGGCGTCTCCGGCCGGTCGCTCGACGCGATGGTGTGGGCCGCGCGGGACGCTGGCGCGCACGGTGCGAAGCTCACGGGCGCGGGCGGCGGCGGCTGCATCGTCGCGCTCGACGAGAGCGACGCGACGGAGACCGCGCTGTCCTTCACGCAGGGCTGCGAGGAGGCGTTCCGCGCCGAGCTGGCGACCGAGGGCGTCCGGGTGGTGGAGCCGTGA
- a CDS encoding mechanosensitive ion channel family protein yields MTALPSLLRQSFTNFVEGLAVAIPRLLSGAIFLALAYVTVRIVLALVRSSIERLYVGDRELVGDLIVTLVAIFLWFGVALTFLKVLGMGDIAASLGTAVGFIALGVSYALSEMIEDTVAGVYLLRDPDFNVGDRVEAKGVTGTVAAIELRKTRIDADNGDRIVMANREIEPRWTHDVPEETDAPGTEPGDAPADGGSSTAD; encoded by the coding sequence ATGACCGCGCTCCCGTCGCTTCTGCGACAGTCGTTCACGAACTTCGTCGAGGGGTTGGCCGTCGCGATTCCGCGGCTGCTCTCGGGGGCGATCTTCCTCGCGTTAGCGTACGTGACCGTGCGGATCGTCCTCGCGCTGGTCCGGTCGTCGATCGAGCGGCTGTACGTCGGCGACCGCGAACTCGTGGGGGACCTCATCGTCACGCTCGTGGCCATCTTCCTCTGGTTCGGCGTCGCGCTCACCTTCCTCAAGGTGCTTGGGATGGGCGACATCGCGGCGAGCCTCGGCACCGCCGTCGGCTTCATCGCGCTGGGCGTCTCCTACGCGCTCTCCGAGATGATCGAAGACACTGTGGCGGGCGTCTACCTCCTCCGCGACCCCGACTTCAACGTCGGCGACCGTGTCGAGGCGAAGGGCGTCACCGGCACCGTCGCCGCGATCGAACTCCGGAAGACGCGGATCGACGCGGACAACGGCGACCGGATCGTGATGGCGAACCGCGAGATAGAGCCGCGCTGGACCCACGACGTGCCGGAGGAGACGGACGCTCCGGGGACCGAGCCGGGAGACGCGCCGGCCGACGGCGGGTCGTCGACGGCCGACTGA
- a CDS encoding DUF4870 domain-containing protein, which translates to MSTPATDTDDGRVQGDTTLAALSHASALFASFLGPILFLVLADDDDELVKQNAKNSLNFQIVIFAALMIAGVLSFVFIGLLLFPIIGIVDLVLVLIATVKANDGQVYSYPYTPDLV; encoded by the coding sequence ATGTCAACACCAGCTACCGATACCGACGACGGGCGCGTTCAGGGCGACACGACGCTGGCGGCGCTGTCGCACGCGTCTGCGCTCTTCGCCTCCTTCCTCGGTCCGATCCTGTTCTTGGTCCTCGCGGACGACGACGACGAACTCGTCAAGCAGAACGCGAAGAACTCGCTGAACTTCCAGATCGTGATCTTCGCCGCGCTCATGATCGCGGGCGTCCTGAGCTTCGTGTTCATCGGGCTCCTGCTGTTCCCGATCATCGGGATCGTCGACCTGGTCTTGGTCCTCATCGCGACCGTGAAGGCGAACGACGGACAGGTCTACTCGTACCCGTACACGCCGGACCTCGTCTGA
- the rpsB gene encoding 30S ribosomal protein S2 has protein sequence MSEDNDAVELDDDAETEAVDAGVEEEADTTEEPTADAGAEGASADAETGASADAEPEASADAESEADEEEGSPFDDDVMPDDDVDLLIPVEDYLSAGVHIGTQQKTKDMERFIHRVRDDGLYVLDVSLTDERIRTAADFLANYNPEQILVTSSRQYGRFPAEKFADAIGARARTGRFIPGTLTNPDYAGYIEPDVVVVTDPIGDAQAVKEAITVGIPVIAMCDSNNQLSNVDLVIPTNNKGRRALSVVYWLLANETLDRRGADTVFALEDFEDEL, from the coding sequence ATGAGCGAAGACAACGACGCGGTCGAACTCGACGACGACGCGGAGACCGAGGCGGTCGACGCGGGGGTCGAGGAGGAGGCCGACACGACCGAGGAACCGACCGCCGACGCGGGAGCCGAGGGGGCGTCCGCCGACGCCGAAACTGGGGCGTCCGCCGACGCCGAACCCGAAGCATCCGCCGACGCCGAGAGCGAGGCCGACGAGGAGGAGGGCTCCCCGTTCGACGATGACGTCATGCCCGACGACGACGTCGACCTGCTGATCCCCGTCGAGGACTACCTCTCCGCCGGTGTCCACATCGGGACCCAGCAGAAGACGAAGGACATGGAGCGGTTCATCCACCGCGTCCGCGACGACGGGCTGTACGTCCTCGACGTGAGCCTTACCGACGAGCGGATCCGCACGGCCGCGGACTTCCTCGCGAACTACAACCCCGAGCAGATCCTGGTCACGTCCTCGCGGCAGTACGGCCGGTTCCCGGCCGAGAAGTTCGCGGACGCCATCGGCGCCCGGGCCCGCACCGGGCGCTTCATCCCGGGCACGCTGACGAACCCCGACTACGCCGGCTACATCGAGCCGGACGTCGTCGTGGTAACCGACCCGATCGGCGACGCGCAGGCCGTCAAGGAGGCCATCACCGTCGGCATCCCGGTGATCGCGATGTGCGACTCCAACAACCAGCTGTCGAACGTCGACCTCGTCATCCCGACGAACAACAAGGGTCGACGCGCGCTGTCGGTCGTCTACTGGCTCCTCGCCAACGAGACGCTCGACCGCCGCGGCGCCGACACGGTGTTCGCCCTCGAGGACTTCGAGGACGAACTCTAA